One part of the Schistocerca piceifrons isolate TAMUIC-IGC-003096 chromosome 2, iqSchPice1.1, whole genome shotgun sequence genome encodes these proteins:
- the LOC124775367 gene encoding uncharacterized protein LOC124775367, translating to MDNVERTRGVAGLCEVCGTNFNTRKSLYRHMRMKHRKNIYVQPRKEICNICDKLVTDVNKHMKRHNFASGKMTCTECNTFRCSRRQELIHHLECVHQQKMECKEMTFNSVEEFFLWKEQMEAEEKVSFIRPRGKQKCDYFVCHRSGYVDKTASGRRLREPSIKIGGTCPACLVVKNVSSNMVNVKFYRTHTGHSLSVGSLHLTTADRAMVAELIAQGVPDTTILKKVRESIQVGLFRRVHLLSKQDIRNIRKEYKLDDSSAHQDDATSVDLWVRQQERLGKDSPVIYYKAQGTEDNGNKLSESDFMIVLMTEYQQKMAKKFCAEKVLIDSTHGTNKYKFYLTTLLTVDELVLDVQFLIASVFMSDDCDCYYSAWSVVMGHSEHRLLCTWHVDRAWRRNICAKVNGNAMLKSTVYKALKTLHLQTDREKFSELLDGFLTWCAEEEGTEEFGKYFKDRYSWRAHMWAYSYRIGLGLNTNMFLEANHKTLKYSYLLKKINNRVDKCIQALLHRTRDSLFQRLIRLCKGTERTTRSAEISKSHRRGCGINKELIHCVEDGTWHVYTVSDRPPYTVTYTENSCTACPLSCTECKICVHSCVCSCTDNLIKGNLCEHIHAVEISKGTVKLPMQDRFCRESSVQELTQIVAQQTSGAGSTVDYRAALEDRLTIVQQLARSANSETAGSLLVSFDKLIKEMRAGIASQKELVGPHFPVTSAPPNETCRIQRQFQPVRKTCEKKEHSFATPSCAEIETIIQDLLGSGNSS from the exons ATGGATAATGTTGAACGGACTCGTGGTGTGGCAGGCTTGTGTGAAGTGTGTGGAACAAATTTTAATACAAGAAAAAGCTTGTACCGACATATGAGGATGAAGCATCGCAAGAATATTTATGTACAGCCTAGGAAAGAAATATGTAATATCTGCGACAAGTTGGTAACAGACGTAAACAAACACATGAAGAGACACAATTTCGCGTCTGGAAAG atgacatgtaCCGAGTGCAATACATTTAGATGCTCTCGGAGGCAAGAACTGATACACCATTTGGAGTGTGTTCACCAACAGAAAATGGAGTGCAAGgaaatgacatttaattctgtggaag agttctttCTGTGGAAGGAACAGATGGAAGCTGAAGAGAAGGTTTCCTTCATAAGACCAAGGGGAAAACAGAAATGTGATTATTTTGTTTGCCACCGTTCTGGATATGTTGACAAAACAGCTTCAGGCAGAAGGTTAAGGGAACCTTCAATCAAAATTGGCGGCACGTGCCCTGCCTGTTTGGTAGTAAAAAATGTGTCATCTAACATGGTTAATGTCAAGTTCTACAGGACACACACAGGACACAGTCTCTCTGTGGGTAGCCTACATCTGACCACAGCTGACAGGGCAATGGTTGCTGAATTAATTGCACAAGGTGTTCCTGATACTACAATTTTGAAGAAAGTGAGAGAGAGCATTCAAGTTGGACTCTTCAGAAGAGTTCATCTTTTAAGCAAACAAGATATTAGAAATATTAGGAAAGAATACAAGCTGGACGATAGTAGTGCACACCAAGATGATGCAACCAGTGTTGATCTGTGGGTGAGACAACAAGAGCGCCTAGGGAAAGATTCCCCGGTGATTTATTACAAAGCCCAAGGCACTGAGGATAATGGAAACAAATTATCAGAAAGTGACTTTATGATAGTCCTTATGACTGAGTATCAGcagaaaatggcaaaaaaattcTGTGCGGAAAAAGTTTTGATAGACAGCACACATGGCACTAATAAGTATAAATTTTATCTGACCACACTGTTGACCGTGGATGAATTGGTGCTGGATGTCCAGTTTCTTATTGCCTCA GTATTCATGTCTGATGACTGTGACTGCTACTACAGTGCCTGGAGTGTAGTTATGGGCCATAGTGAACATAGGTTGTTATGTACCTGGCACGTTGATCGGGCATGGAGACGGAATATATGTGCAAAAGTAAATGGGAATGCAATGCTGAAGAGTACTGTATACAAAGCTCTGAAAACTTTGCACTTACAGACAGATAGAGAGAAATTCTCAGAGCTGCTGGATGGCTTTCTTACTTGGTGTGCAGAGGAGGAAGGAACTGAGGAGTTTGGCAAGTACTTTAAAGATAGATATTCATGGAGGGCACATATGTGGGCATACAGCTACAGAATTGGACTTGGCCTTAATACAAATATGTTCTTAGAAGCAAACCATAAAACTCTTAAATACTCATActtactgaagaaaataaataacagagtAGATAAATGTATCCAGGCCCTGTTGCACAGAACGAGGGACTCACTTTTTCAAAGATTAATAAGGCTTTGTAAGGGGACAGAGAGAACTACACGCAGTGCTGAAATAAGTAAGAGTCACAGAAGAGGTTGTGGTATCAATAAGGAACTGATACACTGTGTTGAAGATGGCACATGGCATGTATACACCGTTTCTGATCGGCCCCCATATACTGTCACCTATACAGAGAACTCTTGCACTGCATGCCCATTGTCCTGTACTGAGTGCAAG atcTGTGTGcacagttgtgtgtgttcttgcacAGACAATTTGATCAAGGGTAACCTCTGTGAACACATTCATGCAGTGGAAATCAGTAAAGGAACTGTAAAGCTCCCTATGCAAGACAGGTTCTGCAGAGAGTCATCTGTGCAGGAGTTAACACAAATAGTTGCTCAGCAGACTTCAGGTGCTGGCAGCACTGTTGACTACAGAGCTGCTTTGGAAGACAGGCTGACTATTGTGCAACAATTAGCAAGAAGTGCTAACAGTGAAACTGCTGGCTCTCTCCTTGTGTCATTTGAtaaattaattaaagaaatgaGGGCAGGCATTGCATCGCAAAAAGAACTCGTTGGTCCACATTTTCCAGTAACTTCAGCTCCACCAAATGAGACATGCAGGATTCAGAGACAGTTCCAACCAGTAAGGAAGACATGTGAAAAGAAGGAACATTCATTTGCAACACCATCCTGTGCAGAAATTGAGACGATTATACAAGACCTCTTGGGAAGTGGAAACAGTAGCTGA